From the genome of Thermomicrobiales bacterium, one region includes:
- a CDS encoding YdhR family protein — MNVLVIRFRLAGISASDYLAMTEKVAPTVAQAPGLVQKAWLANDEDGVYGGAYIFTDRESIEAYLGSEIGQGIRNSGLFEDLSIEVFDTIEPATSITFPHELAIA, encoded by the coding sequence ATGAACGTACTTGTGATTCGTTTCAGATTGGCTGGAATATCGGCGTCCGACTATTTGGCAATGACGGAGAAGGTGGCGCCTACGGTGGCGCAAGCGCCAGGTCTCGTGCAGAAGGCATGGCTCGCCAACGACGAAGACGGAGTCTATGGAGGAGCCTACATCTTCACCGACCGCGAATCGATCGAGGCATATCTTGGCTCGGAGATCGGTCAAGGGATTCGCAACTCGGGACTCTTCGAGGATCTCTCGATAGAAGTGTTCGACACGATCGAACCCGCAACCTCGATTACGTTTCCCCACGAACTGGCCATCGCGTAG